A region from the Lemur catta isolate mLemCat1 chromosome 7, mLemCat1.pri, whole genome shotgun sequence genome encodes:
- the LOC123642391 gene encoding olfactory receptor 502-like, translating into MESWVDGNHTAVTRFILLGLTHDPVLRVILFILMLCIYLVTISGNLSTIILIRISSQLHHPMYFFLSHLASADIGYSSSVTPNMLVNFLVETNTISYLGCAFQLFSVVFFGTAECFLLAAMAYDRFVAICNPLLYSTKMSTQVCVQLLVVAYIGGFLNACSFIFSFFSLSFCGPNQVNHFFCDFAPLIELSCFDTSVPAAVPSFTAGSVIVVTVFVIAVSYIYILITILKMRSSEGGHKAFSTCTSHLTAVTLFYGTITFIYVMPKSSYSTDQNKVVSVFYMVMIPMLNPLIYSLRNKEIKGALKRKLGRNIFS; encoded by the coding sequence ATGGAGTCCTGGGTAGACGGGAACCACACTGCGGTGACCAGGTTCATTTTATTGGGCTTAACACATGATCCAGTACTTCGAGTCATCCTCTTCATACTCATGCTATGTATTTACCTGGTGACCATATCTGGCAACCTCAGCACAATCATTCTAATCAGAATCTCCTCTCAGCTCCATCatcctatgtatttttttctgagccaCTTGGCTTCTGCTGACATAGGCTATTCATCTTCTGTCACCCCCAACATGCTTGTAAACTTCCTGGTGGAGACAAATACAATCTCCTACCTTGGATGTGCCTTCCAGcttttttcagttgttttctttGGGACAGCTGAATGCTTCCTTCTGGCTGCCATGGCTTATGACCGCTTTGTGGCAATCTGCAACCCACTGCTTTATTCAACCAAAATGTCCACACAAGTCTGTGTCCAGTTACTCGTAGTGGCTTATATAGGTGGTTTTCTTAAtgcttgctcttttattttttctttcttttctttatcattctgTGGCCCAAATCAAGTCAAtcattttttctgtgattttgctCCCTTAATTGAACTCTCCTGTTTTGATACCAGTGTCCCCGCAGCTGTTCCCTCATTTACTGCTGGCTCCGTCATTGTGGTCACTGTGTTTGTCATAGCCGTCTCCTACATCTACATCCTCATCACCATCCTGAAGATGCGCTCCAGCGAGGGGGGCCAcaaggccttctccacctgcaccTCCCACCTCACTGCGGTCACTCTGTTCTATGGGACCATCACATTCATTTATGTGATGCCCAAGTCCAGCTACTCGACTGACCAGAACAAGGTGGTGTCTGTGTTCTACATGGTGATGATCCCCATGTTGAACCCCCTCATCTACAGTCTCAGGAACAAGGAGATCAAGGGGGCTCTGAAGAGAAAGCTTggaagaaacatattttcttaa
- the LOC123642393 gene encoding olfactory receptor 502-like, whose product MDSWVDGNHTAVREFILLGLTDDPVLCAVLFVIILCIYLVTISGNLSTIILIRISSQLHHPMYFFLSHLASADIGSSSSVTPNMLVNFLVERNTISYLGCGIQLFSVAFFGTAECFLLAAMAYDRFVAICNPLLYSTKMSTQICVQLLVVAYMGCFLNACSFTFSLFSLSFCGPNQVNHFFCDFAPLIELSCFDTSVPAAVPSFTAGSIIVITVFVIAVSYIYILITILKMRSSEGRHKAFSTCTSHLTAVTLFYGTITFIYVMPKSSYSTDQNKVVSVFYMVVIPMLNPLIYSLRNKEIKGALKRELGRNIFS is encoded by the coding sequence ATGGATTCCTGGGTGGATGGGAACCACACTGCTGTGAGGGAGTTCATTCTATTGGGCTTAACAGATGATCCAGTCCTTTGTGCTGTCCTTTTTGTCATCATCCTGTGCATCTACCTGGTGACCATCTCTGGCAACCTCAGCACAATCATTCTAATCAGAATCTCCTCTCAGCTCCATCatcctatgtatttttttctgagccaCTTGGCTTCTGCTGACATAGGCTCTTCGTCTTCCGTCACCCCTAACATGCTTGTAAACTTCCTAGTAGAGAGAAATACAATCTCCTACCTTGGATGTGGCATCCAGCTTTTTTCAGTTGCTTTCTTTGGGACAGCTGAATGCTTCCTTCTGGCTGCCATGGCTTATGACCGCTTTGTGGCAATCTGCAACCCGCTGCTTTATTCAACCAAAATGTCCACACAAATCTGTGTGCAGTTACTCGTAGTGGCTTACATGGGTTGTTTTCTTAACGCTTGCTCGTTtaccttttccttattttctttatcGTTCTGTGGCCCAAATCAAGTCAAtcattttttctgtgattttgctCCCTTAATTGAACTCTCCTGTTTTGATACCAGTGTCCCCGCAGCTGTTCCCTCATTTACTGCTGGCTCCATCATTGTCATCACTGTGTTTGTCATAGCCGTCTCCTACATCTACATCCTCATCACCATCCTGAAGATGCGCTCCAGCGAGGGGCGCCAcaaggccttctccacctgcaccTCCCACCTCACTGCGGTCACTCTGTTTTATGGGACCATCACATTCATTTATGTGATGCCCAAGTCCAGCTACTCGACTGACCAGAACAAGGTAGTGTCTGTGTTCTACATGGTGGTGATCCCCATGTTGAACCCCCTCATCTACAGTCTCAGGAACAAGGAGATCAAGGGGGCTCTGAAGAGAGAGCTTggaagaaacatattttcttag